From Nocardioides sp. HDW12B, the proteins below share one genomic window:
- a CDS encoding tetratricopeptide repeat protein: MTMPFSRPGAIDLSALKAPARPAGGPGAAGPGAARGPGGAGPSWTLEVDDQSFQGLLESSMDAPVVLVVYSPSRMPASVQLADDIAAIADGLEGRVAVGRVDIDAQPSIGQALQVPSVPLVALVLQGRLQPLFQEVPALEELRAFFGQLLQQMTSQGITGRHQPFAAGPVAEEEVEDAVDPRYAPAEDALMAGDLDAAIAEYQKLLDDSPADTEAAVGLSRARLMKRTADADPAAARQAAADRPDDVEAQTLVADIDLLGGHVKDAFARLLDLVRRTDGDERTAARVHLLELFAVVGNDDPRVLAGRRDLASALF; this comes from the coding sequence ATGACCATGCCGTTCTCCCGTCCCGGTGCGATCGACCTCTCTGCCCTCAAGGCCCCGGCCCGCCCTGCCGGCGGTCCCGGCGCCGCGGGCCCGGGTGCCGCCCGTGGCCCCGGCGGGGCCGGACCGAGCTGGACGCTGGAGGTCGACGACCAGAGCTTCCAGGGCCTGCTGGAGTCGTCGATGGACGCCCCCGTGGTGCTGGTCGTCTACTCGCCCAGCCGCATGCCGGCCAGCGTCCAGCTCGCCGACGACATCGCGGCCATCGCCGACGGCCTCGAGGGCAGGGTCGCGGTCGGGCGCGTCGACATCGACGCCCAGCCCAGCATCGGCCAGGCCCTGCAGGTGCCGTCCGTGCCGCTGGTCGCCCTGGTGCTCCAGGGCCGGCTGCAGCCGCTCTTCCAGGAGGTGCCGGCCCTCGAGGAGCTCCGCGCCTTCTTCGGCCAGCTCCTGCAGCAGATGACCTCCCAGGGCATCACCGGTCGCCACCAGCCCTTCGCGGCCGGTCCGGTCGCCGAGGAGGAGGTCGAGGACGCGGTCGACCCGCGCTACGCCCCCGCCGAGGACGCGCTCATGGCCGGCGACCTCGACGCCGCGATCGCGGAGTACCAGAAGCTCCTCGACGACAGCCCCGCCGACACCGAGGCCGCCGTCGGCCTCTCGCGCGCCCGCCTGATGAAGCGCACCGCCGACGCCGACCCCGCCGCGGCGCGACAGGCCGCGGCCGACCGGCCCGACGACGTCGAGGCGCAGACCCTCGTCGCCGACATCGACCTGCTCGGCGGTCACGTCAAGGACGCCTTCGCGCGCCTGCTCGACCTGGTGCGTCGTACGGACGGCGACGAGCGCACCGCCGCGCGCGTCCACCTGCTCGAGCTCTTCGCCGTGGTGGGCAACGACGACCCGCGGGTGCTCGCCGGCCGCCGCGACCT
- a CDS encoding PH domain-containing protein, with product MASPGAEGAPPRRLRRTRALGSGAWQTGRWVRDRFRPSTDPPWLEQLLDGDDDGRETRESTLEIHHHWFAHARAALYRAVAVLSVVAGALGVPRTVEGTILLAAVLLSVAFTLAARGRRLPVDPDVFSQGMRVGCLVAAIGLYAYATAGLLSVEDPSGLLLLLAPVAAVRGEWLWQATSSDVLFVTTKRVFKVNSFLSKTMGAMPLRGLVDLTVHQPVLGRVLGYGHLTFESAAQRQGLDKFHFVGDPLGVSKQIQARAYGGGPAGGSGGRGGGGPDDRSRRAGGPHHGDDGGDGVSDVSVPWSRAPLHDEPVVEHATGPVLDPRTTHREEGTSARRGERIRTLSEIVPREHRPPRDPRRPRPWPWSRDA from the coding sequence GTGGCGTCACCCGGCGCCGAGGGCGCCCCTCCGCGCCGGCTGCGGCGGACCCGCGCCCTGGGAAGCGGTGCCTGGCAGACCGGTCGGTGGGTGCGTGACCGCTTCCGGCCCTCGACCGACCCGCCGTGGCTCGAGCAGCTGCTCGACGGCGACGACGACGGCCGGGAGACCCGGGAGTCCACCCTCGAGATCCACCACCACTGGTTCGCCCACGCCCGCGCCGCGCTCTACCGCGCGGTGGCGGTGCTGTCCGTGGTGGCGGGCGCGCTCGGGGTGCCGCGGACCGTCGAGGGCACGATCCTGCTGGCGGCGGTGCTGCTGTCGGTCGCCTTCACGCTCGCCGCGCGCGGGCGGCGGCTGCCGGTCGACCCCGACGTCTTCAGCCAGGGCATGCGCGTGGGCTGCCTGGTCGCCGCGATCGGCCTCTACGCCTACGCCACCGCCGGGCTCCTCAGCGTGGAGGACCCGTCCGGGCTCCTGCTGCTCCTCGCCCCGGTGGCGGCGGTGCGTGGGGAGTGGCTGTGGCAGGCGACCAGCTCCGACGTGCTGTTCGTGACCACCAAGCGCGTGTTCAAGGTCAACTCGTTCCTGTCCAAGACGATGGGGGCCATGCCGTTGCGCGGGCTCGTCGACCTCACCGTCCACCAGCCGGTCCTGGGGCGGGTCCTGGGCTACGGCCACCTCACGTTCGAGTCGGCGGCCCAGCGCCAGGGCCTGGACAAGTTCCACTTCGTCGGGGACCCGCTCGGCGTCAGCAAGCAGATCCAGGCCCGGGCGTACGGCGGCGGGCCGGCCGGCGGGTCCGGCGGACGCGGAGGCGGCGGGCCGGACGACCGGTCGCGTCGTGCCGGGGGACCGCACCACGGCGACGACGGGGGCGACGGCGTCTCGGACGTCTCGGTGCCGTGGAGCCGCGCACCGCTGCACGACGAGCCCGTCGTCGAGCACGCCACCGGGCCGGTCCTCGACCCGCGCACGACCCACCGCGAGGAGGGCACGTCCGCGCGGCGGGGCGAGCGGATCAGGACGCTGTCGGAGATCGTGCCCCGCGAGCACCGGCCACCCCGGGACCCGCGCCGGCCGCGCCCGTGGCCCTGGTCGCGCGACGCCTGA
- a CDS encoding uroporphyrinogen-III synthase — MPTGNAPVLAGARILVTARRRGDDLGAALEDRGATVVHAPTLASVDESARRLRARTRDAIGRPPDVVVVVTATAVDRWSAAVGPAGLGPGVLDLLTGARVMARGPKARAALERLGVRPDWLGEAETTAGIADLLLADGVDAARVLVLHGGRRDADLEEALRAGGAEVEALQPYRWVPLDDRPPVRSAARDTAAGRFDAVLFTSAPGAQAWLRAVRREGRLDEVRARVEERQLLLAAVGAVTAEPLSFAGLLARTPATSRLADLVRLVLEELGDDRHALLTGHGLLRLRAGTVTLDHRPVPLSPGGLALLRRLASTPGHVVSREELLRVLPGASRDPHAAEVAVARLREALRGALRSDQDGGQDGGQDGGQDGGRNGVADDDGGLVRTVVRRGYVLAAR; from the coding sequence ATGCCGACCGGCAACGCCCCGGTGCTCGCAGGAGCCCGGATCCTGGTGACCGCCCGGCGCCGCGGTGACGACCTGGGCGCCGCCCTGGAGGACCGGGGCGCCACGGTCGTGCACGCCCCGACCCTGGCCTCGGTCGACGAGAGCGCGCGACGGCTGCGCGCGCGGACCCGCGACGCGATCGGCCGGCCGCCCGACGTCGTGGTGGTCGTCACCGCCACCGCGGTCGACCGCTGGAGCGCCGCCGTCGGACCCGCCGGTCTGGGACCCGGCGTGCTCGACCTGCTCACCGGCGCCCGCGTGATGGCCCGGGGGCCCAAGGCGCGCGCCGCCCTGGAGCGGCTCGGGGTCCGCCCGGACTGGCTGGGCGAGGCCGAGACGACCGCCGGGATCGCCGACCTGCTGCTGGCGGACGGCGTCGATGCCGCGCGGGTGCTCGTGCTGCACGGCGGTCGCCGTGACGCCGACCTCGAGGAGGCGCTGCGCGCCGGTGGGGCCGAGGTGGAGGCACTCCAGCCCTACCGCTGGGTCCCGCTCGACGACCGCCCGCCGGTGCGGTCCGCGGCCCGTGACACCGCGGCAGGACGCTTCGACGCCGTGCTGTTCACCAGCGCGCCGGGGGCACAGGCGTGGCTGCGCGCCGTACGCCGGGAGGGCCGCCTCGACGAGGTCCGGGCCCGGGTGGAGGAGCGCCAGCTCCTGCTGGCCGCCGTGGGCGCGGTGACCGCCGAGCCGCTGTCCTTCGCCGGGCTGCTCGCGCGCACCCCGGCCACGTCGCGGCTCGCCGACCTCGTGCGCCTGGTCCTCGAGGAGCTGGGGGACGACCGGCACGCGCTCCTCACCGGTCACGGCCTGCTGCGGCTGCGGGCCGGCACCGTGACGCTGGACCACCGACCGGTGCCGCTGTCCCCGGGCGGGCTGGCGCTGCTGCGCCGGCTCGCCTCGACCCCGGGCCACGTCGTGAGCCGCGAGGAGCTGCTGCGCGTCCTGCCGGGCGCCTCGCGCGACCCGCACGCGGCCGAGGTCGCGGTGGCGCGCCTGCGCGAGGCCCTGCGCGGCGCCCTCCGCAGCGACCAGGACGGCGGCCAGGACGGCGGCCAGGACGGCGGCCAGGACGGCGGCCGGAACGGCGTGGCCGACGACGACGGCGGGCTGGTCCGCACGGTCGTCCGGCGGGGCTACGTGCTCGCGGCCCGGTGA
- the meaB gene encoding methylmalonyl Co-A mutase-associated GTPase MeaB: protein MPEPDVERLVEDARAGRARAVGRLLSLVEEDSPALRRAIALIAPRTGAAHVVGVTGAPGVGKSTSTSALVGELRRRGRRVAVLAVDPSSPFSGGALLGDRVRMGEHATDPDVFIRSMASRGHLGGLSWATPQAVRVLDVAGFDVVLVETVGVGQSEVEVAGAADTTVVLLAPGMGDGIQAAKAGILEVGDVYVVNKSDRDGAAQVRRDVRSMLGLAQRPPGAWKPPVLGTVATRGEGMAEVVDALEQHLEWSRRSGALELRRRRRAREEVEAIALAALRRRWAGSTDRDRLEDLAGRVVAHELDPYAAADRLLGD from the coding sequence GTGCCCGAGCCGGACGTCGAGCGCCTCGTCGAGGACGCCCGCGCCGGCCGGGCCCGCGCGGTCGGACGTCTGCTCAGCCTGGTCGAGGAGGACTCGCCGGCGCTGCGCCGCGCCATCGCGCTGATCGCGCCGCGGACCGGTGCCGCGCACGTGGTCGGCGTCACCGGGGCTCCCGGAGTCGGCAAGTCGACCTCCACCTCGGCCCTGGTCGGCGAGCTGCGGCGCCGCGGCCGGCGCGTGGCCGTGCTGGCCGTCGACCCCTCCTCGCCGTTCTCCGGCGGCGCGCTGCTCGGTGACCGGGTCCGGATGGGCGAGCACGCCACGGACCCGGACGTCTTCATCCGCTCGATGGCCTCGCGCGGCCACCTCGGCGGACTCTCGTGGGCCACGCCCCAGGCGGTGCGGGTGCTCGACGTCGCCGGGTTCGACGTGGTGCTGGTCGAGACCGTCGGGGTCGGGCAGAGCGAGGTGGAGGTGGCCGGCGCCGCCGACACCACGGTCGTGCTGCTCGCCCCGGGGATGGGGGACGGCATCCAGGCCGCCAAGGCCGGCATCCTCGAGGTCGGCGACGTCTACGTCGTCAACAAGTCCGACCGCGACGGTGCGGCCCAGGTCCGGCGCGACGTGCGCTCGATGCTCGGGCTGGCCCAGCGCCCGCCAGGGGCGTGGAAGCCGCCGGTGCTGGGCACTGTCGCCACCCGCGGCGAGGGCATGGCCGAGGTCGTCGACGCCCTGGAGCAGCACCTTGAGTGGTCGCGGCGCAGCGGTGCGCTGGAGCTGCGGCGTCGTCGCCGGGCCCGCGAGGAGGTCGAGGCCATCGCGCTCGCCGCGCTGCGGCGCCGCTGGGCGGGGAGCACCGACCGCGACCGGCTCGAGGACCTCGCCGGGCGCGTCGTCGCGCACGAGCTCGACCCGTACGCCGCGGCGGACCGGCTGCTCGGCGACTGA
- a CDS encoding acetyl-CoA C-acetyltransferase: MSGSVIVAGARTPIGRLLGGLKSLSAADLGGVAIEAALSKAGVNGEDVEYVIMGQVIQAGTGQITARQAAVKGGIPMNVPAITINKVCLSGINAIAMADQLIRAGEHEIVVAGGMESMTNAPHLLPKSREGFKYGDTALVDSMAYDALYDQFTTQAMGMLTEQCNAAGAELTREEQDAFSARSHQRAAEAWKNGVFDDEVVPVTIKGRGGDTQVTSDEGVRGDTTTESLGKLRPAFSKEGTITAGSASQISDGACAVVVMSKAKAEELGLEWLCEIGASGQVAGPDSTLQLQPSRAIQKAAEKEGIAVSDIDLFELNEAFAAVGIESARELGVDDDKVNVNGGAIAVGHPVGMSGARIVLHLALELKRRGGGVGAAALCGGGGQGDALIIRVPA, encoded by the coding sequence ATGTCCGGTTCCGTCATCGTCGCGGGGGCTCGCACCCCCATCGGACGCCTCCTCGGCGGGCTCAAGAGCCTGTCGGCCGCCGACCTCGGCGGCGTGGCCATCGAGGCCGCGCTGAGCAAGGCCGGCGTCAACGGCGAGGACGTCGAGTACGTGATCATGGGCCAGGTCATCCAGGCCGGCACCGGCCAGATCACCGCCCGCCAGGCCGCGGTCAAGGGCGGCATCCCGATGAACGTCCCGGCCATCACCATCAACAAGGTGTGCCTCTCCGGCATCAACGCGATCGCGATGGCCGACCAGCTCATCCGCGCCGGCGAGCACGAGATCGTCGTGGCCGGCGGCATGGAGTCGATGACCAACGCCCCGCACCTGCTGCCCAAGTCCCGCGAGGGCTTCAAGTACGGCGACACCGCGCTGGTCGACTCGATGGCCTACGACGCCCTCTACGACCAGTTCACGACCCAGGCCATGGGCATGCTCACCGAGCAGTGCAACGCCGCCGGTGCCGAGCTGACCCGCGAGGAGCAGGACGCCTTCTCCGCCCGCAGCCACCAGCGCGCGGCCGAGGCCTGGAAGAACGGCGTCTTCGACGACGAGGTCGTGCCGGTCACGATCAAGGGTCGCGGCGGCGACACCCAGGTCACCTCCGACGAGGGCGTGCGCGGCGACACGACCACCGAGTCGCTCGGCAAGCTGCGCCCCGCCTTCTCCAAGGAGGGCACCATCACGGCGGGGTCGGCCTCGCAGATCTCCGACGGCGCCTGCGCCGTCGTCGTGATGAGCAAGGCCAAGGCGGAGGAGCTCGGCCTGGAGTGGCTCTGCGAGATCGGTGCGTCCGGCCAGGTCGCCGGCCCGGACTCGACGCTGCAGCTGCAGCCCTCGCGCGCGATCCAGAAGGCCGCCGAGAAGGAGGGCATCGCCGTCTCCGACATCGACCTCTTCGAGCTCAACGAGGCCTTCGCGGCGGTCGGCATCGAGTCGGCCCGCGAGCTCGGCGTCGACGACGACAAGGTCAACGTCAACGGCGGCGCCATCGCCGTGGGTCACCCCGTGGGCATGTCCGGCGCCCGCATCGTGCTGCACCTCGCGCTGGAGCTGAAGCGCCGCGGCGGCGGCGTCGGTGCGGCCGCGCTGTGCGGCGGCGGCGGCCAGGGCGACGCCCTCATCATCCGCGTCCCCGCCTGA
- the mce gene encoding methylmalonyl-CoA epimerase, translated as MCRMSVEIPGHLFTAIDHVGVAVPDLDEAIALYRDVFGMQVLHEETNEEQGVREAMVGVGDSGSCIQLLAPLDETSTIAKFLDRSGPGLQQLAYRVTDVEAVSAVLRERGVRLLYDAPRRGTSDSRINFVHPKDAGGVLVELVEPAASGH; from the coding sequence ATGTGCCGCATGAGTGTGGAGATCCCCGGACACCTGTTCACCGCCATCGACCACGTCGGCGTCGCCGTGCCGGACCTCGACGAGGCGATCGCGCTCTACCGCGACGTCTTCGGCATGCAGGTCCTGCACGAGGAGACCAACGAGGAGCAGGGCGTGCGCGAGGCGATGGTCGGGGTCGGCGACTCCGGCTCCTGCATCCAGCTGCTCGCCCCGCTCGACGAGACCTCGACGATCGCGAAGTTCCTCGACCGCTCCGGCCCGGGCCTGCAGCAGCTGGCCTACCGGGTCACCGACGTGGAGGCGGTCTCGGCGGTGCTCCGCGAGCGCGGCGTCCGCCTGCTGTACGACGCCCCGCGCCGCGGCACGTCCGACAGCCGGATCAACTTCGTCCACCCCAAGGACGCCGGCGGGGTGCTCGTCGAGCTCGTCGAGCCCGCCGCCTCCGGTCACTGA
- the ccrA gene encoding crotonyl-CoA carboxylase/reductase has product MKQILDAIQAGDTSSEDFAALPLPESYRAATVRKDEVDMFEGLPSKEKDPRKSIHVDEVALPELGPGEALVAVMASAINYNTVWTSIFEPVSTFGFLERYGRLSELTKRHDLPYHVVGSDLSGVVLATGPGVTRWKPGARVVAHCLSVEMEDPDGHNDTMLDPQQRIWGFETNFGGLADVALVKANQLMPKPEHLTWEEAASPGLVNCTAYRQLVSKNGGDMKQGDNVLIWGASGGLGGFATQYALNGGATPVCVVSNEEKAAIARRMGAELIINRSEEGYKFWKDEHTQDPKEWKRFGAKIRELTGGEDIDIVFEHPGRDTFGASVYVTRKGGTITTCASTTGYMHEYDNRYLWMNLKRIISSHFANYRESWEANRLVAKGKIHPTLSRTYGLEDVGQAALDVHHNLHQGKVGVLCLAPEEGLGVLDEELRATHLTQINAFRGQ; this is encoded by the coding sequence GTGAAGCAGATCCTCGACGCGATCCAGGCCGGAGACACCTCGTCCGAGGACTTCGCCGCGCTGCCGCTCCCCGAGTCCTACCGCGCGGCAACGGTCCGCAAGGACGAGGTGGACATGTTCGAGGGCCTGCCCAGCAAGGAGAAGGACCCCCGCAAGTCGATCCACGTCGACGAGGTGGCGCTGCCCGAGCTCGGCCCCGGCGAGGCGCTGGTCGCCGTCATGGCGAGCGCCATCAACTACAACACCGTGTGGACCTCGATCTTCGAGCCGGTCTCCACCTTCGGCTTCCTCGAGCGCTACGGCCGGCTCTCCGAGCTCACCAAGCGCCACGACCTGCCCTACCACGTGGTGGGCTCCGACCTCTCCGGCGTCGTGCTCGCGACCGGCCCCGGCGTGACCCGCTGGAAGCCCGGCGCCCGCGTGGTGGCGCACTGCCTCTCGGTCGAGATGGAGGACCCCGACGGCCACAACGACACGATGCTCGACCCGCAGCAGCGGATCTGGGGCTTCGAGACGAACTTCGGCGGCCTCGCCGACGTCGCCCTGGTCAAGGCCAACCAGCTCATGCCGAAGCCGGAGCACCTCACCTGGGAGGAGGCGGCGTCGCCCGGGCTGGTGAACTGCACGGCCTACCGCCAGCTGGTCTCCAAGAACGGCGGCGACATGAAGCAGGGCGACAACGTCCTCATCTGGGGCGCCTCGGGCGGGCTCGGCGGCTTCGCGACGCAGTACGCCCTCAACGGCGGCGCCACCCCTGTCTGCGTGGTCTCCAACGAGGAGAAGGCCGCCATCGCCCGGAGGATGGGTGCGGAGCTGATCATCAACCGCTCCGAGGAGGGCTACAAGTTCTGGAAGGACGAGCACACCCAGGACCCGAAGGAGTGGAAGCGCTTCGGCGCCAAGATCCGCGAGCTCACCGGCGGCGAGGACATCGACATCGTCTTCGAGCACCCCGGTCGCGACACCTTCGGCGCCAGCGTCTACGTCACCCGCAAGGGCGGCACCATCACCACCTGCGCCTCCACCACCGGCTACATGCACGAGTACGACAACCGCTACCTGTGGATGAACCTCAAGCGGATCATCTCCTCGCACTTCGCCAACTACCGCGAGTCGTGGGAGGCCAACCGCCTCGTCGCCAAGGGCAAGATCCACCCGACCCTGTCGCGGACCTACGGCCTCGAGGACGTCGGCCAGGCGGCGCTCGACGTGCACCACAACCTCCACCAGGGCAAGGTCGGCGTGCTGTGCCTGGCCCCCGAGGAGGGCCTCGGCGTGCTCGACGAGGAGCTGCGCGCCACCCACCTCACGCAGATCAACGCCTTCCGCGGCCAGTAG
- a CDS encoding AI-2E family transporter, with protein MTSKVRPPAETSDAPSHLWHHHGPVALGFLFGVGALTAYWLGSLLLSVSGVILLVVVAMFLAVGLDPVVSWLVRHRVRRPWAVVIVISGVLFALVMFFVALVPVISEQVGRIIDQAPGWFAQLQRSERVQDLDERFGVVQKVEDFVTSGDWASGLFGGVVGLSLAFFGFLANTFFVTVLMLYFLASLHTTKQALYDLAPRSRRARVSDLGEQIFTSVGGYVAGAFVVAVCAGTCSLVFLMVVGLAEYAVALAAVVALLDFIPMIGATLGAVVVSAIGFATDLKIGIACVIFFLVYQQVENYVLYPRVMQRSVNVPGSVTVIAALVGAGLLGVVGALLAIPTAAAVLLLVREVWTPRQQAR; from the coding sequence GTGACCAGCAAGGTCCGCCCCCCGGCGGAGACGTCCGACGCGCCATCGCACCTGTGGCACCACCACGGTCCGGTGGCGCTCGGCTTTCTCTTCGGGGTCGGGGCGCTGACGGCGTACTGGCTGGGGAGCCTGCTGCTCTCGGTCAGCGGCGTCATCCTGCTCGTGGTCGTGGCGATGTTCCTCGCCGTCGGTCTCGACCCGGTCGTGAGCTGGCTGGTCCGCCACCGCGTCAGGCGGCCCTGGGCCGTGGTCATCGTGATCTCCGGGGTGCTGTTCGCGCTGGTGATGTTCTTCGTCGCGCTGGTGCCGGTGATCTCCGAGCAGGTGGGGCGGATCATCGACCAGGCTCCGGGCTGGTTCGCGCAGCTGCAGCGCAGCGAACGGGTGCAGGACCTCGACGAGCGCTTCGGCGTGGTGCAGAAGGTCGAGGACTTCGTCACCAGCGGCGACTGGGCCTCCGGCCTCTTCGGCGGCGTGGTCGGCCTGAGCCTGGCGTTCTTCGGGTTCCTGGCCAACACGTTCTTCGTGACCGTGCTGATGCTCTACTTCCTGGCCTCCCTGCACACCACCAAGCAGGCGCTCTACGACCTCGCCCCCCGCAGCCGCCGCGCGCGGGTCTCCGATCTCGGTGAGCAGATCTTCACCAGCGTGGGCGGCTACGTCGCGGGTGCCTTCGTGGTCGCCGTGTGCGCCGGCACCTGCTCGCTGGTGTTCCTGATGGTCGTCGGGCTCGCCGAGTACGCCGTCGCGCTGGCCGCCGTGGTGGCTTTGCTGGACTTCATCCCGATGATCGGGGCGACCCTGGGTGCGGTGGTGGTCTCGGCGATCGGCTTCGCCACCGACCTCAAGATCGGCATCGCCTGCGTGATCTTCTTCCTCGTCTACCAGCAGGTGGAGAACTACGTGCTCTACCCCCGCGTCATGCAGCGCTCGGTCAACGTGCCCGGCTCGGTGACCGTGATCGCCGCGCTCGTGGGCGCCGGTCTGCTCGGCGTGGTCGGAGCGCTGCTGGCCATCCCCACGGCCGCCGCGGTGCTGCTGCTGGTGCGTGAGGTCTGGACGCCGCGACAACAGGCCCGCTGA
- a CDS encoding endo alpha-1,4 polygalactosaminidase, with amino-acid sequence MTRRPVLPPLVRVLLAACLLLPLAVGASGPAGAAGADPEAAARGAVRTLPPADLDWDYQLGGPAEPPARVGTVVRDRREAPAAGTYAICYVNGFQTQPDERRFWRARWDLVLKKAGSPVVDSAWGEWLLDIRTAAKRERLARIVAGWTAGCAADGYDAVELDNLDSFTRSRGLLSAADARAFARLLVSDAHAAGLAVAQKNWVELGARGPQLGFDFAIAEECGRWRECQGYVDTYGPRVLMVEYRDADFAWTCGRFGDHPVVRRDLALSAGGVRAWC; translated from the coding sequence ATGACCCGTCGCCCCGTCCTGCCTCCCCTCGTCCGCGTCCTGCTGGCCGCGTGCCTGCTGCTGCCGCTCGCGGTCGGCGCCTCGGGGCCGGCAGGCGCCGCCGGGGCCGACCCGGAGGCGGCCGCCCGAGGCGCGGTGCGCACGCTGCCCCCGGCGGACCTGGACTGGGACTACCAGCTCGGCGGCCCCGCCGAGCCGCCCGCACGGGTGGGGACCGTGGTCCGGGACCGGCGCGAGGCGCCCGCTGCTGGCACCTACGCGATCTGCTACGTCAACGGTTTCCAGACCCAGCCCGACGAGAGGCGCTTCTGGCGCGCCCGGTGGGACCTCGTGCTGAAGAAGGCGGGCTCGCCCGTGGTCGACAGCGCCTGGGGGGAGTGGCTGCTCGACATCCGCACGGCGGCGAAGCGGGAGCGGCTGGCCCGCATCGTGGCCGGCTGGACCGCCGGGTGCGCCGCCGACGGCTACGACGCCGTCGAGCTCGACAACCTCGACTCCTTCACGCGCAGCCGCGGGCTGCTGAGCGCCGCGGACGCGCGAGCGTTCGCGCGGCTGCTGGTGAGCGACGCCCACGCGGCCGGGCTGGCGGTCGCGCAGAAGAACTGGGTCGAGCTCGGCGCACGCGGGCCGCAGCTGGGCTTCGACTTCGCCATCGCGGAGGAGTGCGGGCGATGGCGCGAGTGCCAGGGGTACGTCGACACCTACGGGCCCCGGGTGCTGATGGTGGAGTACCGCGACGCCGACTTCGCGTGGACCTGCGGACGCTTCGGCGACCACCCCGTCGTACGCCGCGACCTGGCGCTCAGCGCCGGCGGGGTCCGGGCCTGGTGCTGA
- a CDS encoding MFS transporter yields MSVETGRITTDIPARMDRLPWARWHWLVVIGLGTVWILDGLEVTIVGSMSEALKPEGTGLGLSSSDIGLAGAIYVAGACLGALFFGQLTDRLGRKKLFLWSLGIYTVATVLTAFSMTPLWYFAARFLTGAGIGGEYAAINSAIDELIPAKYRGRVDVAINGSFWIGAAGGSLLTIPLLDPTLVDPAWGWRLAFGLGAILAVGILVVRRNVPESPRWLFIHGREDEAERIVKDIEHKVGTESGHHLPDVSETITIRQRRTISLVEIARTVFTLYPRRTILCFSLFVGQAFLYNAFFFTYGDTLTTFLGVGQTGWYLAIFAASNFAGALLLSQLFDTVGRVTMISGTYLVSGVLLAIAGLVLGDLSATTLTLFGAVIFFFASAGASAAYLTASEVFPMETRALCIAFFYAIGTAAGGIAGPLLFGRLIEAASADKDITQIAIGYFIGAALMIAGGIVAAFLGVKAEGQSLESIAQPLTAEDDAAGGSGGGAHEKTPQPV; encoded by the coding sequence ATGAGTGTGGAGACAGGTCGGATCACCACCGACATCCCGGCCCGCATGGACCGGCTGCCGTGGGCGCGGTGGCACTGGCTCGTCGTCATCGGGCTCGGCACGGTGTGGATCCTCGACGGGCTCGAGGTCACCATCGTCGGCTCGATGTCGGAGGCGTTGAAGCCGGAGGGCACGGGCCTGGGCCTGAGCAGCTCCGACATCGGCCTGGCCGGCGCGATCTACGTCGCCGGGGCCTGCCTCGGGGCGCTGTTCTTCGGCCAGCTGACCGACCGCCTGGGCCGCAAGAAGCTGTTCCTGTGGAGCCTCGGCATCTACACCGTCGCCACCGTGCTGACCGCGTTCTCCATGACGCCGCTGTGGTACTTCGCCGCCCGCTTCCTCACCGGCGCCGGCATCGGTGGCGAGTACGCCGCCATCAACTCCGCGATCGACGAGCTCATCCCCGCGAAGTACCGCGGCCGTGTCGACGTCGCGATCAACGGCTCCTTCTGGATCGGCGCCGCGGGCGGGTCGCTGCTGACCATCCCGCTGCTCGACCCGACCCTGGTCGACCCCGCCTGGGGCTGGCGCCTGGCCTTCGGGCTCGGCGCGATCCTGGCCGTCGGCATCCTCGTGGTGCGACGCAACGTCCCCGAGAGCCCGCGCTGGCTGTTCATCCACGGCCGCGAGGACGAGGCCGAGCGCATCGTGAAGGACATCGAGCACAAGGTCGGCACGGAGTCGGGCCACCACCTGCCGGACGTCTCGGAGACCATCACCATCCGGCAGCGTCGGACCATCTCGCTCGTGGAGATCGCCCGCACCGTGTTCACGCTCTACCCGCGCCGCACCATCCTGTGCTTCTCGCTCTTCGTGGGCCAGGCGTTCCTCTACAACGCCTTCTTCTTCACCTACGGCGACACCCTGACCACCTTCCTCGGTGTCGGCCAGACCGGGTGGTACCTCGCGATCTTCGCCGCCAGCAACTTCGCCGGCGCGCTGCTGCTCAGCCAGCTCTTCGACACCGTCGGCCGGGTGACGATGATCTCGGGCACCTACCTGGTCTCGGGCGTCCTGCTCGCGATCGCCGGGCTCGTGCTGGGCGACCTGAGCGCGACCACCCTGACGCTGTTCGGTGCGGTGATCTTCTTCTTCGCCTCGGCCGGCGCCAGCGCGGCGTACCTCACCGCGAGCGAGGTCTTCCCAATGGAGACGCGCGCCCTGTGCATCGCATTCTTCTACGCCATCGGCACGGCCGCCGGCGGCATCGCCGGGCCGCTGCTCTTCGGCCGGCTCATCGAGGCGGCCTCGGCCGACAAGGACATCACCCAGATCGCCATCGGCTACTTCATCGGCGCGGCGCTGATGATCGCCGGCGGCATCGTCGCCGCCTTCCTCGGGGTCAAGGCCGAGGGCCAGTCGCTGGAGTCGATCGCCCAGCCGCTGACCGCGGAGGACGACGCGGCCGGCGGCTCCGGTGGGGGGGCCCACGAGAAGACCCCACAGCCGGTCTGA